A part of Girardinichthys multiradiatus isolate DD_20200921_A chromosome 12, DD_fGirMul_XY1, whole genome shotgun sequence genomic DNA contains:
- the LOC124878217 gene encoding tubulin beta-1 chain isoform X2 produces the protein MREIVHLQAGQCGNQIGAKFWEVISDEHGIDPTGTYHGDSDLQLDRINVYYNEASGGKYVPRAVLVDLEPGTMDSVRSGPFGQVFRPDNFVFGQSGAGNNWAKGHYTEGAELVDSVLDVVRKEAESCDCLQGFQLTHSLGGGTGSGMGTLLISKIREEYPDRIMNTFSVVPSPKVSDTVVEPYNATLSVHQLVENTDETYCIDNEALYDICFRTLKLTTPSYGDLNHLVSATMSGVTTCLRFPGQLNADLRKLAVNMVPFPRLHFFMPGFAPLTSRGSQQYRSLTVPELTQQMFDAKNMMAACDPRHGRYLTVAAIFRGRMSMKEVDEQMLNVQNKNSSYFVEWIPNNVKTAVCDIPPRGLKMAATFIGNSTAIQELFKRISEQFTAMFRRKAFLHWYTGEGMDEMEFTEAESNMNDLVSEYQQYQDATAEEEGEFEEEGEEDVA, from the exons TTCTGGGAGGTCATCAGTGACGAACATGGTATTGACCCAACTGGTACTTATCATGGAGACAGTGACCTGCAGTTGGACAGGATCAATGTCTACTACAATGAAGCTTCtg GTGGAAAGTATGTGCCCCGCGCAGTGCTTGTGGATCTGGAGCCAGGAACCATGGACTCTGTGAGATCTGGACCTTTCGGCCAGGTCTTCAGGCCCGACAACTTTGTGTTTG GTCAGAGTGGTGCTGGCAACAACTGGGCCAAAGGTCATTATACAGAAGGTGCAGAGCTGGTAGACTCTGTTCTGGATGTGGTCAGGAAGGAGGCCGAAAGCTGCGACTGCCTCCAGGGATTCCAGCTCACACACTCTCTTGGCGGTGGTACAGGCTCTGGCATGGGTACCCTTCTGATCAGCAAGATCCGTGAAGAGTACCCTGACCGCATCATGAACACCTTTAGTGTTGTTCCGTCTCCAAAAGTGTCCGACACAGTTGTTGAGCCCTACAACGCCACATTATCGGTCCATCAGCTTGTAGAGAACACAGATGAAACCTATTGCATTGACAATGAGGCTCTGTACGACATCTGTTTCCGCACACTCAAACTCACAACCCCCTCATACGGTGACCTCAACCATTTGGTCTCTGCCACAATGAGTGGTGTCACGACCTGCCTGAGGTTCCCTGGGCAGCTCAATGCTGACCTGCGCAAGCTGGCTGTGAACATGGTGCCATTCCCACGTCTGCACTTTTTCATGCCAGGCTTCGCTCCCCTTACCAGCAGAGGCAGCCAGCAGTACAGATCACTCACAGTACCAGAGCTTACCCAGCAGATGTTTGATGCAAAGAACATGATGGCTGCATGTGATCCCCGCCATGGCCGCTACCTGACTGTGGCCGCCATATTCCGTGGCCGCATGTCCATGAAGGAGGTTGATGAGCAGATGCTCAATGTACAAAACAAGAACAGCAGCTACTTTGTAGAATGGATCCCAAACAATGTAAAGACAGCAGTCTGTGACATTCCTCCTCGTGGGCTCAAGATGGCTGCCACATTCATTGGCAACAGCACAGCCATCCAGGAGCTGTTCAAGCGCATCTCTGAACAGTTCACAGCTATGTTCAGGCGCAAAGCTTTCCTCCACTGGTACACTGGTGAGGGTATGGATGAGatggagtttacagaagcagaGAGCAACATGAATGATCTGGTGTCTGAGTACCAGCAGTACCAAGATGCCACtgcagaggaggagggagagttTGAGGAGGAGGGTGAAGAGGATGTTGCCTAA
- the LOC124878217 gene encoding tubulin beta chain isoform X1: MREIVHLQAGQCGNQIGAKFWEVISDEHGIDPTGTYHGDSDLQLDRINVYYNEASGNVFFFLYTLMEVSVILDPYHVCAVGGKYVPRAVLVDLEPGTMDSVRSGPFGQVFRPDNFVFGQSGAGNNWAKGHYTEGAELVDSVLDVVRKEAESCDCLQGFQLTHSLGGGTGSGMGTLLISKIREEYPDRIMNTFSVVPSPKVSDTVVEPYNATLSVHQLVENTDETYCIDNEALYDICFRTLKLTTPSYGDLNHLVSATMSGVTTCLRFPGQLNADLRKLAVNMVPFPRLHFFMPGFAPLTSRGSQQYRSLTVPELTQQMFDAKNMMAACDPRHGRYLTVAAIFRGRMSMKEVDEQMLNVQNKNSSYFVEWIPNNVKTAVCDIPPRGLKMAATFIGNSTAIQELFKRISEQFTAMFRRKAFLHWYTGEGMDEMEFTEAESNMNDLVSEYQQYQDATAEEEGEFEEEGEEDVA, translated from the exons TTCTGGGAGGTCATCAGTGACGAACATGGTATTGACCCAACTGGTACTTATCATGGAGACAGTGACCTGCAGTTGGACAGGATCAATGTCTACTACAATGAAGCTTCtggtaatgtttttttctttttatatacttTAATGGAGGTTAGTGTTATACTTGATCCTTACCATGTCTGTGCTGTAGGTGGAAAGTATGTGCCCCGCGCAGTGCTTGTGGATCTGGAGCCAGGAACCATGGACTCTGTGAGATCTGGACCTTTCGGCCAGGTCTTCAGGCCCGACAACTTTGTGTTTG GTCAGAGTGGTGCTGGCAACAACTGGGCCAAAGGTCATTATACAGAAGGTGCAGAGCTGGTAGACTCTGTTCTGGATGTGGTCAGGAAGGAGGCCGAAAGCTGCGACTGCCTCCAGGGATTCCAGCTCACACACTCTCTTGGCGGTGGTACAGGCTCTGGCATGGGTACCCTTCTGATCAGCAAGATCCGTGAAGAGTACCCTGACCGCATCATGAACACCTTTAGTGTTGTTCCGTCTCCAAAAGTGTCCGACACAGTTGTTGAGCCCTACAACGCCACATTATCGGTCCATCAGCTTGTAGAGAACACAGATGAAACCTATTGCATTGACAATGAGGCTCTGTACGACATCTGTTTCCGCACACTCAAACTCACAACCCCCTCATACGGTGACCTCAACCATTTGGTCTCTGCCACAATGAGTGGTGTCACGACCTGCCTGAGGTTCCCTGGGCAGCTCAATGCTGACCTGCGCAAGCTGGCTGTGAACATGGTGCCATTCCCACGTCTGCACTTTTTCATGCCAGGCTTCGCTCCCCTTACCAGCAGAGGCAGCCAGCAGTACAGATCACTCACAGTACCAGAGCTTACCCAGCAGATGTTTGATGCAAAGAACATGATGGCTGCATGTGATCCCCGCCATGGCCGCTACCTGACTGTGGCCGCCATATTCCGTGGCCGCATGTCCATGAAGGAGGTTGATGAGCAGATGCTCAATGTACAAAACAAGAACAGCAGCTACTTTGTAGAATGGATCCCAAACAATGTAAAGACAGCAGTCTGTGACATTCCTCCTCGTGGGCTCAAGATGGCTGCCACATTCATTGGCAACAGCACAGCCATCCAGGAGCTGTTCAAGCGCATCTCTGAACAGTTCACAGCTATGTTCAGGCGCAAAGCTTTCCTCCACTGGTACACTGGTGAGGGTATGGATGAGatggagtttacagaagcagaGAGCAACATGAATGATCTGGTGTCTGAGTACCAGCAGTACCAAGATGCCACtgcagaggaggagggagagttTGAGGAGGAGGGTGAAGAGGATGTTGCCTAA